In Microbacterium sp. ABRD28, the genomic stretch GCTGCCCGAGGCCGAGCTCGTACAGTGGCTCGTCGCCGAGGGTGACCGCGTCGCGCTGAATCAGACCATCGCCGAGGTCGAGACGGCCAAGGCCGTCGTGGAACTGCCGTCGCCGCACGCCGGGGTCGTGCAGGCCCTGCATGCCGCCGCGGGAGACGTCGTGGAGGTCGGCTCGCCGCTGATCTCCTTCGAGGTCGGTGCCGAGGCCTCCGCGCGCCCAGCGACCCCGGACGCGTCATCGCCGGCGACCGCCGAGCCCACTCCCCGTCCGGCCACCGCCGTCGACGCACCGGCCGACGACGCAGCCGGACCGAACCTCGTCGGCTACGGCGCCGCGCCGCGGAGCGGGAACCGCCCGCGGCGTCGAGCGCGGACCACCGCGTCTACGCCTCGCACGACGGCGAGCGACACCGCAGTCCTCGCTGTCGCGCCGCACGATGACATCCGCCTCGTGGAGGCGATCGAGTCGGTGCAGGAACGGCCGAGGTCGACCCCGCCGGTCCGCAAGCTCGCCAAAGACCTGGGCGTCGACATCGCACTCGTGAGGGGGACGGGTCAGGACGGTCTGATCACCCGTGACGACGTCCGCGGCTACGCCGACACGACGGCCCGCGCCGATCAGCCGGTGGGATCCGTGCGGACGCACGACACCGCGGAGATCGGTGAGACCCGGATCCCGATCCGAGGCGTGCGCAAGCACACCGCCGAGGCGATGGTGCGCAGCGCCTTCACGGCGCCGCACGTCACCGTGTTCCTCACCGTCGATGTCACCGAGACGACCGAGCTCGTCGCCTCCCTGCGCGCGGACCGGTCGCTCGCCGACCACCGCATCGGCGTCCTCGCCGTAGCGGCCAAAGCCGTCTGCCTCGCCCTGCGTCACCATCCGACGCTGAACTCGCGGTGGGACGGCGAGAGCGGTGAGATCGTGCAGTATCACGGTGTGCACCTCGGGATCGCGGCCGCGACCGAGCGCGGTCTCGTCGTGCCGAACATCCGCGATGCCGACCGGATGACCCTCCCCGCTCTCGCCGACGCGATCCGCGACCTCGCGACCACGGCCCGTGCCGGGAAGACCTCGCCCGAGGCGATGCGCGGGGGGACCTTCTCCATCACCAACGTCGGTGTGTTCGGCGTGGATGCGGGGACACCGATCATCAATCCCGGCGAAGCCGCCATCCTCGCCATCGGGGCGGCGCGATCTCAGCCCTGGGAGTATCGCGGCCAGATCGCACTGCGCGACGTGGTCACCCTCGCACTGTCCTTCGATCATCGTCTCGTCGACGGCGAGCAGGGGTCGAGGTTCCTCGCCGACGTGGGGGCGGTGCTGCGGGAACCCGGGCGCGCAATGCTGCTCGGATGATGAACGCGGGGACCGTCACGCCTGCGTGAACAGGCCCTTGCCACGGCGACGCAGATAGTCGTAAGCCTCGGCGTACGTCTGCGGTTCTCCCCGGGATCCCTCGCCGTATCGCGCCTGCAGGAGGCCGAGCAGCCCGCGGCCGGGCGGGCTCAGGGGCTTGTCCCGGTGCGGCGACGACGTCACGTCGATCGGCTCGTCGGCCTGCGGGTTGGGCGGGTGGTACATGGGGTGGACCGTCGGCCAGGTGGCGGGATGGCGGGGCCTGCTGAGGTTCAGCACCGAGAACAGCGTGTTCGCCCCGGCATCCCGACGATTGAGGGGCTGGAGCCCGTGACGGCGGGCGACGGTCGCGATCACCGAACCGTGGTGCATCTCGTCGTTGATGACGGTTCCGGCGCGGGTGTATGCCGAGACCGCGATCGCGGGAACGCGCCCGCCCAGCCTGTCGAAGGCGAAGCCCATCTCTCCCGGCGCGGCGCCCTCCACCGGTGGCACCGCCCGCGGCGGCGGCACATGGTCGTAGGTGCCGCCATGCTCATCGAAGGTGATGAGGAGGAGGGTGTTCATGGCGTTCGACCCCGTGGCGCTGGAGCTCGCGCGGATGGCGTCGTAGATGCTCGCCACCAGCTTCTCGCCGGCGCGGACGTCGGAGACCGCCGAATCGATGACCAAGCGGCCATCGACCTCG encodes the following:
- a CDS encoding dihydrolipoamide acetyltransferase family protein, coding for MIQEFRLPDLGEGLPEAELVQWLVAEGDRVALNQTIAEVETAKAVVELPSPHAGVVQALHAAAGDVVEVGSPLISFEVGAEASARPATPDASSPATAEPTPRPATAVDAPADDAAGPNLVGYGAAPRSGNRPRRRARTTASTPRTTASDTAVLAVAPHDDIRLVEAIESVQERPRSTPPVRKLAKDLGVDIALVRGTGQDGLITRDDVRGYADTTARADQPVGSVRTHDTAEIGETRIPIRGVRKHTAEAMVRSAFTAPHVTVFLTVDVTETTELVASLRADRSLADHRIGVLAVAAKAVCLALRHHPTLNSRWDGESGEIVQYHGVHLGIAAATERGLVVPNIRDADRMTLPALADAIRDLATTARAGKTSPEAMRGGTFSITNVGVFGVDAGTPIINPGEAAILAIGAARSQPWEYRGQIALRDVVTLALSFDHRLVDGEQGSRFLADVGAVLREPGRAMLLG